From Vanrija pseudolonga chromosome 1, complete sequence, a single genomic window includes:
- the phacA_1 gene encoding Phenylacetate 2-hydroxylase: MSESVILDRLHELSLGLNAHTVAIIAVALVAVAVVHYARYAKGKIHLPGPTPLPIVGNLLHLGKDPAMTYHEWSKTYGDVFKITLGEREVVVVNSAKAAKDLFLDQGSVYISRPMFHNFHKVISSSAGFTIGTSPWDESCKRKRRAAATALNKVAVQTYVPIIDRETLALIEDLYTGSEAGKVQINPFAYVQRLALNVSLVANYGCRLDGVGDDMLREIVDVETNVANFRSVNNSWRDYIPLLRLVPSSAGAAEAKLMAETRVRRDKYMNFLLDDLKDRVKAGKDIPCITGNILKDPEAKLTDEELSSICLSMVSAGLDTLANTLFWSIGYLAKHPEIQERAYQAIYDVYQGAIPDSNEETVEYITALGKECSRYFSVLKLALPRATLGDSEYRGVHIPDGTTVFLNAWGIHHDEERYGDVENFRVERFLDESEASRQAHYSYGAGRRMCAGVHLANREMYIAFCKLIYFFKIEMGDKDYDIDPATACANPLGLASTPHPFKVRFVPRDASTIEGWIEDEKSRAELKLAKSIGMKA, encoded by the exons ATGTCCGAATCAGTCatcctcgaccgcctgcacgagctcagcctcggcctgAACGCGCACACGGTGGCCATtatcgccgtcgcgctcgtcgccgttgccgtggTCCACTACGCGCGCTAtgccaagggcaagatccACCTGCCcggcccgacgccgctgccgatTGTGGGCAACCTGCTGCACTTGGGCAAG GACCCAGCGATGACATACCACGAATGGTCCAAGACCTACGGCGACGTCTTCAAGAtcacgctcggcgagcgcgaggtggtcgtcgtcaactcggccaaggcggccaaggacctcttcctcgaccAAGGCAGCGTGTACATCTCCCGCCCCATGTTCCACAACTTCCACAAGGtcatctcgtcctcggccggcTTCACGATCGGCACGTCGCCGTGGGACGAGAGCtgcaagcgcaagcgccgtgccgcggcgACCGCACTCAACAAGGTCGCAGTCCAGACCTACGTCCCCATCATCGACCGCGAAaccctcgcgctcatcgagGACCTGTACACCGGCTCCGAGGCGGGCAAGGTCCAGATCAACCCCTTCGCGTACGTCCAGCGCCTTGCGCTCAACGTGTCCCTTGTGGCCAACTACGGCTgtcgcctcgacggcgtcggcgacgacatgctccgcgagattgtcgacgtcgagaccAACGTGGCCAACTTCCGCTCGGTCAACAACTCGTGGCGCGACTACATCCCCCTCCTGCGTCTGGTGCCGTcgtccgccggcgccgccgaggcaaAGCTCATGGCCGAGACCCGTGTGCGCCGCGACAAGTACATGAACTtcctgctcgacgacctcaaggaccgcgtcaaggccggcaaggacATCCCCTGCATCACGGGCAACATCCTCAAGGACCCCGAGGCGAagctcaccgacgaggagctgtcGTCCATCTGCCTGTCCATGGTCtccgccggcctcgacaccCTCGCCAACACGCTCTTCTGGTCGATCGGGTACCTCGCCAAGCACCCCGAGATCCAGGAGCGCGCCTACCAGGCCATCTACGACGTGTACCAGGGCGCGATTCCCGACTCGAACGAGGAGACGGTCGAGTACATCACCGCGCTGGGCAAGGAGTGCTCGCGCTACTTTTCTGTTctcaagctcgcgctcccgcgcgcgaccctcggcgacagcgagtACCGCGGCGTGCACATCCCGGACGGCACGACCGTCTTCCTCAACGCGTGGGGCATCcaccacgacgaggagcggtacggcgacgtcgagaacttccgcgtcgagcgtttcctcgacgagagcgaggccaGTCGCCAGGCGCACTACAGCTACGGTGCCGGCCGCCGCATGTGCGCTGGCGTGCACCTCGCCAACCGCGAGATGTACATTGCCTTCTGCAAGCTCATCTACTTCTTCAAGATCGAGATGGGCGACAAGGACTACGACATCGaccccgcgacggcgtgcgccaACCCGCTCGGCCTGGCGTCCACGCCACACCCGTTCAAGGTCCGCTTCGTGccccgcgacgcgtcgaccatCGAGGGCTGgatcgaggacgagaagagcagggccgagctcaagctcgccaagagCATTGGTATGAAGGCGtag
- the SPCC757.04_1 gene encoding putative transcriptional regulatory protein translates to MPSAPRERVRTLRACTACSSRKVKCDGNDTCASCVKLGVACVYVSSGKKRGPPKGAPARGGRKKQVPDSSPPTAAESEDRKVDTGSSDFSSAWSASAAAADPAPPSAITPSYSSLLANMPPSMEFDTGDMMSDLLLRSEASLAVSPATSKPANSPHTARTPRIPTLSNHNSYRAAASPSMRSVSCDTGLSEEAIDGLLLIYETFIHPHWPVIYLPALRSLRALETQAPILFDAILAISSANSDLTQSPAPVALGERITRGPLSSLSETILESVRHRILASLYSNRSDLATVQALVIVSLQDLGYGRTSLAYQMGGIASRMAIDLGLHNVGPTTAGGGGGGGERDGRRKQEQCRTLWACFLLDKILAAALQRPSMLRLADLDTLRPSVMERDELDLWLSGGGQHFLQPQAAQAMECVKSHALSSFNSWCDIGIIVETVLDQVYRPAARRARAEGVYSQQADEATMQIDAELRRWRSNLPEHLQWRDEDGVSAHVNVGPHILTLRGWYYTCLLLLHRPRVPYLQETYENDHDLDAIHALQRLQQPDPSSSLSDPFHRLPKGVDASRAAANGICSIMEAYETTFRIRKFPSSWVYLVFQAATVHAGLASHAGRTRGNDLNVHSLSPLRVESIQRLEQCIRWLDDMSVTWASASSHVNILRNLSAVGAKTRPPSPQPETGSFDTGQHLLNTGRMLPPPPPDMSGTAAEIIDDWTLFWALMPASDDAGLWHSFNDMFTS, encoded by the exons ATGccctccgccccgcgcgagcgggtccgcacgctgcgcgcgtgCACGGCCTGCTCGTCCCGCAAAGTCAAGTGTGACGGCAACGACacgtgcgcgagctgcgtcaagctcggcgttgCGTGCGTGTATGTGTCTTCGGGGAAGAAGCGGGGCCCGCCAAAgggtgcgccggcgcgtgggGGAAGGAAGAAGCAG GTTCCCGACagctccccgccgacggcggcagagAGCGAGGACCGTAAAGTCGACactggcagcagcgacttctcctcggcgtggTCAGCGTCGGCAGCTGCTGCGGACCCggccccgccgtcggccatcACGCCGTCCTACTCGTCGCTTTTGGCCAACATGCCCCCGAGTATGGAGTTTGACACGGGCGACATGATGTCTGATCTGCTACTGCGCTCCgaggcgtcgctcgccgtgtcgccTGCGACCTCCAAGCCGGCCAACTCGCCCCAcacggcacgcacgccgcggaTACCCACGCTGAGCAACCACAACAGCTACCGCGCtgccgcgtcgccctcgatgCGGAGCGTATCGTGCGACACTGGCCTGTCGGAGGAGGCGATCGACGGGCTGCTGCTCATCTACGAGACATTCATCCACCCGCACTGGCCGGTCATCTACCTTCCTGCGCTGCGCTCCCTACGCGCACTGGAGACACAGGCGCCGATTCTGTTtgacgccatcctcgccatctcCTCGGCCAACAGCGACTTAACCCAGAGCCCCGCACCCGTGGCGCTCGGGGAACGCATCACGCGCGGGCCGCTGTCGTCATTGTCCGAGACGATTCTCGAGTCCGTGCGCCACCGTATCCTGGCGAGTCTCTATTCCAATCGCAGCGACCTTGCGACCGTGCAGGCGTTGGTGATCGTGTCCCTGCAAGACTTGGGGTACGGCCGCACGTCGCTCGCGTACCAGATGGGCGGGATTGCGAGCCGCATGGCGATCGATTTGGGATTACACAACGTCGGTCCGACGACtgccggcggaggcggaggtggcggggAGCGCGATGGCCGACGGAAGCAGGAGCAGTGCCGAACGCTGTGGGCGTGTTTCCTGCTCGACAAGATCCTGGCCGCTGCGCTCCAGCGCCCGTCGatgctccgcctcgccgacctcgacacgtTGCGGCCGAGCGTGATGGAGCGGGATGAGCTCGACCTCTGGCTTtcgggcggcgggcaacACTTTCTCCAgccgcaggcggcgcaggcgatgGAGTGTGTCAAGTCACATGCGCTGTCTAGCTTCAACTCGTGGTGCGATATCGGGATCATTGTCGAGACGGTCCTTGACCAGGTTTACCGGcccgcagcgcggcgtgcgcgtgctgaGGGCGTCTACTCGCAGCAGGCCGATGAAGCGACCATGCAGattgacgccgagctgcggcggtggcggtctAACCTCCCCGAGCACCTGCAatggcgcgacgaggacggcgtgtcggcgcacGTCAATGTCGGCCCGCACATCCTCACCCTGCGTGGATGGTACTATACTTGCCTGCTGCTACTGCATCGGCCCCGCGTGCCCTACCTCCAGGAGACGTACGAGAACGACCACGACCTGGATGCGATCCACGCATTGCAGAGATTACAGCAGCCCGACCCCAGCTCGTCGCTATCCGACCCGTTCCACCGGTTACCCAAGGGTGTCGAtgcgagcagagcagcagccaaCGGCATCTGCAGCATCATGGAGGCGTACGAGACGACGTTTAGGATCCGCAAGTTTCCAAGTTCGTGGGTCTACCTCGTGTTCCAGGCGGCCACGGTGCACGCCGGTCTGGCATCACACGCTGGCCGGACCCGCGGTAACGATCTCAACGTGCACTCGCTGTCGCCACTGCGCGTCGAGTCGATCCAGCGGCTGGAGCAGTGTATCCgctggctcgacgacatgTCAGTGACGTGGGCGAGTGCGTCGTCGCACGTCAACATTCTGCGCAACCTCAGCGCGGTGGGAGCAAAGACACGGCCGCCAAGTCCGCAGCCAGAAACCGGCTCATTCGACACGGGACAACACCTGCTCAACACTGGTCGTatgctgcccccgcccccaccagaCATGTCAGGTACGGCGGCCGAGATCATCGACGACTGGACGTTGTTTTGGGCACTCATGcccgcgagcgacgacgcggggctGTGGCACTCGTTTAACGACATGTTCACGAGTTAG
- the maiA_1 gene encoding Maleylacetoacetate isomerase, which produces MTTPQPKLTLYTYFRSSAATRVRTVLALHGVPHEQVFIHLLKGEQRTPAYLQHNPSAAVPALHVTDGSGGWDLTQSAAIMEYVDEVFGAASPRGSLMPKDARGRALVRSIVDILVCDMQPLANLKVLTRVKALAGDEAAMPWAKEWCEAGMKALEAILSKTAGTYAYGDSLTLADVALAPQMNSCIRFGVRLEDYPVAHGVFTRVSALPEFVSADWRHQPDTPDEFKA; this is translated from the exons ATGACCACCCCACAGCCCAAGCTCACGCTCTACACCTACTtccgcagcagcgccgcgacgcgcgtgcGCACCGTGCTGGCACTGCACGGCGTGCCGCACGAGCAAGTCTTCATCCACCTGCTCAAGGGCGAGCAACGCACGCCAGCGTACCTGCAACACAAcccgagcgccgcggtgcCCGCGCTGCATGTCACCGACGGCAGCGGAGGATGGGACCTGACGCAATCCGCCGCGATCATGGAgtacgtcgacgaggtgttcggcgcggcgtctcCACGCGGAAGCCTCATGCCGAAGGACGCCcgcgggcgcgcgctcgtccgcAGCATAGTCGATATCCTCGTGTGCGACATGCAGCCGCTTGCCAACCTCAAGGTGTTGACGAgggtcaaggcgctcgcgggcgacgaggcggcgatgCCGTGGGCCAAGGAGTGGTGCGAGGCGGGGATGAAGG CCCTCGAGGCGATTCTGAGCAAGACGGCAGGGACGTACGCGTACGGCGACAGCTTGACgcttgccgacgtcgcgctcgcgccgcagaTGAACTCGTGTATCCG CTTCGGCGTCCGCTTGGAAGACTACCCCGTCGCACATGGCGTGTTCACTCGCGTCTCTGCACTGCCGGAGTTTGTGAGCGCCGACTGGCGACACCAGCCCGACACGCCAGACGAGTTCAAGGCGTAG
- the hgd gene encoding Homogentisate 1,2-dioxygenase yields the protein MPAAKATDATDLAYLNGFGNHFESEAVPGTLPKLGNAPQRVAHGLYAEQISGTAFTVPRAKNQRSWVYRLRPSVQHSPFRPYASAASTTPRLVSSFHAFSPGIKATPQQLRWDPLSLGEKDEREADFVDGLATLAGAGDSQTKDGLAIHFYGFGRDMGRKSFYNSDGDFLIVPVTGELLITTEFGKLHVPPQHIAVIQRGLKFSVDIVNRERAPGGIARGFICETYKGHFELPDLGPIGANGLANAKDFESPVASYEDTSDDWVVVNKFMGELFAYEQRHSPYDVVAYSGNYVPYRYDLLKFNVIGSISYDHPDPSIFTVLTCPTDSPGTAVCDFVIFAPRWLVAEDTFRPPYFHRNCMAEFMGNIAGTYDAKATGFLPGGASLHNMNSAHGPDADTFNKASAAELRPQKVGDGSMAFMFESAYQLATTKWAIEESDKLQQDYWKVWQGLEKQSDL from the exons ATGCCAGCAGCAAAGGCGACAGACGCGACAGACCTAGCCTACCTGA ACGGCTTCGGCAACCACTTCGAGTCGGAAGCGGTCCCCGGCACCCTGCCAAAGCTCGGGAATGCGCCGCAGCGCGTAGCACACGGGCTGTATGCGGAGCAGATCAGCGGCACGGCGTTCACGGTGCCGCGGGCCAAGAACCAGCGGTCGTGGGTGTACAGGCTTCGTCCGAGCGTGCAGCACTCGCCTTTCCGCCCGTACGCGAGtgcagcgagcacgacacCCCGCCTCGTATCCTCTTTCCACGCCTTCAGCCCAGGCATCAAGGCCACGCCACAGCAGCTCCGGTGGGACCCCCTCTCGCTCGGGGAgaaggacgagcgcgaggcggatttcgtcgacggcctcgctacgctcgccggcgcgggcgatAGCCAGACGAAGGACGGGCTCGCGATCCACTTTTATGGGTTTGGGAGGGATATGGGGCGCAAGAGCTTCTACAACTCTGACGGCGACTTCCTGATcg TCCCCGTCACCGGCGAGCTCCTCATCACGACCGAGTTCGGCAAGCTGCAcgtgccgccgcagcacatCGCGGTCATCCAGCGTGGGCTCAAGTTCTCCGTGGACATTGTGaaccgcgagcgcgcgccgggcggcatCGCGCGCGGGTTCATCTGCGAGACGTACAAGGGCCACTTTGAGCTGCCTGACCTTGGCCCGATCGGCGCGAACGGGTTGGCGAACGCCAAGGATTTCGAGTCGCCCGTCGCGAGCTACGAGGACACGAGCGACGACTGGGTCGTGGTCAACAAGTTTATGGGCGAGCTGTTTGCGTACGAGCAGCGCCACAGCCCgtacgacgtcgtcgcgtaCTCTGGCAACTACGTGCCGTACCGGTACGACCTGCTCAAGTTCAACGTGATCGGGTCGATCTCGTACGACCACCCGGATCCCTCCATCTTCACGGTTCTCACCTGCCCCACCGACAGCCCGGGCACAGCAGTGTGCGACTTTGTCATCTttgcgccgcgctggctcgTGGCCGAGGACACGTTCCGCCCGCCGTACTTCCACCGCAACTGCATGGCCGAGTTCATGGGCAACATTGCCGGCACGTACGATGCCAAAGCGACCGGCTTCctgcccggcggcgcgagcctgCACAATATGAACTCGGCGCACGGACCCGACGCGGACACGTTCAACAAGGCGAGTGCCGCGGAGCTGCGCCCCCAGAAGGTCGGGGACGGCTCCATGGCGTTCATGTTCGAGTCGGCGTACCAGCTCGCCACGACAAAGTGGGCCATCGAGGAGAGCGATAAGCTCCAGCAGGATTACTGGAAGGTGTGGCAGGGCTTGGAGAAGCAGAGTGATTTGTAG
- the fah_1 gene encoding Fumarylacetoacetase, translating into MASFVQYPADHPFPIQNLPYGVFSTDGVASTRPGVAIGDFILDLDAVSRSEWFVDAGVEAEVFQKGTLDPLVASSPESWPLVRAFITRLLSPTSPLKANARAYLVPRETATMHLPITIGDYTDYYASYEHAYNCGVLIRGPENAIQPNWKHLPVAYHGRASSVVVSGTPFHRPTGQILDKVGDKQPIFAPCRRLDYELELAFIYGGAPTKLGSRLSPSEARKHIFGYTLMNDWSARDIQTWEYVPLGPFLSKNFCTTISPWIVSPEALEPFKTKQYDHDPKLLPYLDDPEGFGFDVPLTIEIKTPESGAYAHVSTSNTQHTYYTFAQMLAHHSATGCPLRPSDMLGSGTLSAPRPDGLGSLLERSKMGREPFELDASRKDMTFLRDGDSVKFSAVVKAPGGWSVGFGECEGTVLPAVPFEG; encoded by the exons ATGGCCTCCTTCGTCCAGTACCCCGCCGACCACCCGTTCCCGATCCAGAACTTGCCCTACGGCGTCTTTTCGAccgacggcgtggcgtcCACCCGGCCGGGCGTGGCGATTGGCGACTTTATCCTTgatctcgacgccgtcagCCGGAGCGAGTGGTTCGTCgatgccggcgtcgaggctgaGGTGTTCCAGAAG GGCACTCTCGAccccctcgtcgcgtccTCGCCCGAGTCTTGGCCCCTCGTGCGCGCCTTCATCACCCGCCTCctctcccccacctccccgcTCAAGGCCAACGCCCGCGCGTACCTCGTCCCGCGCGAGACGGCGACCATGCACCTGCCCATCACGATCGGCGACTACACAGACTACTATGCGTCGTACGAGCACGCGTACAACTGCGGCGTGCTGATCCGGGGGCCGGAGAACGCGATTCAGCCGAACTGGAAGCATCTGCCTGTTGCGTACCATGGACGCGCTAGctccgtcgtcgtgtccGGCACGCCGTTCCACCGCCCAACGGGGCAGatcctcgacaaggtcggcgacaAGCAGCCTATCTTtgcgccgtgccgtcgtTTGGActacgagctcgagctggcctTC ATCTACGGCGGTGCCCCCACCAAGCTTGGCTCGCGCCTCTCCCCCTCCGAAGCCCGCAAGCACATCTTCGGGTACACGCTCATGAACGACtggtcggcgcgcgacaTCCAGACGTGGGAGTATGTGCCCCTCGGCCCGTTCTTGTCCAAGAACTTCTGCACAACCATCTCGCCGTGGATTGTTTCCCCCGAGGCACTGGAGCCGTTCAAGACCAAGCAGTACGATCATGACCCCAAGCTGCTGCCGTACCTCGACGATCCGGAGGGGTTCGGGTTCGACGTGCCGCTGACTATTGAGATTAAGA CCCCCGAGTCCGGAGCCTACGCCCACGTCTCGACCAGCAACACCCAGCACACATACTACACCTTTGCGCAGATGCTCGCGCAccactcggcgacgggctgcCCGCTCCGCCCGTCCGACATGCTGGGCAGCGGCACGCTCTCTGCGCCCAGGCCTGACGGGCTCGGCTCGCTGCTGGAGCGCAGCAAGATGGGCCGGGAGCCGTTCGAGCTTGATGCGAGCCGCAAGGACATGACTTTCCTCCGGGACGGGGACAGCGTCAAGTTCTCGGCGGTCGTCAAGGCGCCTGGTGGGTGGAGTGTCGGCTTTGGCGAGTGTGAGGGGACTGTGCTGCCTGCTGTTCCTTTTGAGGGTTAG
- the CC1G_04976 gene encoding Thiamine thiazole synthase, translating to MVETSFKSSIAFKRTEPAPAIARPISPPLSKAETASNASDAVEAKYASRTPTEDWDGAYTFAPIKEWQVSRAMTKRYGDDLYRTAVSDVVIVGAGSAGLTCAWALATARPELSITIIEAGVAPGGGAWLGGQLMSAMVVRKPADRILEEIGVPFEDEGDFVVVKHAALFTSTVLSKVLQFPNVKLYNATAVEDLITRPDPLGSGGLRVAGVVSNWTLVTLAHGLQSCMDPQTITAPLVCSFAGHDGPFGAFSVKRLVATGMVEQLKNMRADLSPTSAAPSSAPHSLTITLPQLNMTSAEDYIINNTREVVPGLITGGMELSELDGANRMGATFGGMLASGVKAAKEAIKILDAQKIVDGEVVGRKVSA from the exons ATGGTCGAAACCTCCTTCAAGTCCTCCATCGCATTCAAGCgcaccgagccggcgccagcCATCGCGCGGCCCATCTCCCCGCCGCTCTCAaaggccgagacggcgtcCAACGCCTCGGATGCTGTTGAGGCCAAGTATGCCAGCCGTACCCCCACGGAGGACTGGGACGGCGCCTACACCTTCGCGCCGATCAAGGAGTGGCAGGTGTCTCGCGCCATGACGAAGCGctacggcgacgacctgtACCGTACCGCGGTCAGTGACGTGgtcatcgtcggcgccggctcggcagGCTTGACCTGCGCATGGGCGCTCGCGACTGCGCGCCCAGAGCTCAGCATCACGATCATCgaggcgggcgtcgcgcccggcggcggcgcgtggctcggcgggcagctCATGAGCGCCATGGTTGTGCGCAAGCCTGCCGATCGCATTCTCGAGGAGATTGGCGTGCcgttcgaggacgagggggacTTTGTGGTCGTCAAGCATGCTGCGCTGTTCACTAGCACCGTGTTGAGCAAGGTGCTCCAGTTCCCCAATGTCAAGC tcTACaacgccaccgccgtcgaggacctcaTCACCCGCCCCGACCCGCTCGGCAGCGGTGGCCTGcgcgtcgcgggcgtcgTGTCCAACTG GAccctcgtcaccctcgcccACGGCCTCCAGAGCT GCATGGACCCGCAGACCATCACCGCCCCCCTCGTCTGCTCGTTCGCGGGCCACGATGGACCCTTCGGCGCGTTCAGCGTCAAGCGCCTCGTTGCTACGGGCATGGTTGAGCAGCTGAAGAACATGCGTGCG GACCTCTCGCCGACCTCTGCGGCTCCCTCCTCTGCCCCGCACTCGCTGACGATCACGCTCCCCCAGCTCAACATGACCTCGGCCGAAGACTACATCATCAACAACacgcgcgaggtcgtgccgGGCCTCATCACGGGCGGCATGGAGCtgtccgagctcgacggcgcgaacCGCATGGGCGCGACGTTTGGCGGTATGCTCGCGAGTGGAGTCAAG gccgccaaggaggccatcaagatcctcgacgcgcagaagattgtcgacggcgaggttgtgGGCCGTAAGGTGTCGGCGTAG
- the SLC25A12 gene encoding Calcium-binding mitochondrial carrier protein Aralar1: MPADSTPATTLSSIKSTADALVKPGETELQRWRRTFDKFATTEDGGKKYLNESEFIDAIAPTDEGFNRINREQYGVLFRVAASRQTNLVSFEDFVVFETHYQLAFSVFDVDDSGAIDFEEFKSVLQENIASSGIPFNFDCDWIKLYLGKRGTKHVLGYSEFTQLIKGFQGERLRQSFHYFDKDGDGYINPDEFQRIIIELAGHKLSDSVLQRLPTLTTMNPGRKISYSEVIAFHNIIRDMDTVEALITRAVRKSKDGRIDVSDFLNEAASSMRYSQFTPMEANIIWHFASRGEAGHGAGQRLTLNDFQSLLDAKWQPPSTSPIEAAEKAGFVAQLGQSTWSFIQGGIAGGIGAFTVYPIDLVKTRLQNQRSNVVGEVLYRNWLDCVKKVYANEGGIRAFYRGVLPQLVGVAPEKAIKITVNELVRKKATDPETGRISLGWELIAGGAAGGCQVSVTNPLEIVKIRLQMAGEMARADPGNAAPRGALHVIKQLGIFGLYKGAVACLWRDVPFSMIYFTAYAHLKKDIFAEGHRGKQLSFGELLLAAGIAGMPAAYLTTPADVIKTRLQSQARAGQTVYKGFFDGFRKILQEEGVKALYKGGIARVIRSSPQFGVTLAVYEVLHKQFPYPWAPEAHVVAGATRPTRASHTDISRIRARNGLRILLDCSSQFGMVSPEQAAKRVQSLPKALRA; the protein is encoded by the exons ATGCCTGCCGACTCGACCCCCGCGACGACCCTTTCGTCAATCAAGTCGACGGCCGATGCGCTCGTCAAGCCAGGAGAGACCGAGCTCCAGCGCTGGAGGAGGACCTTTGACAAGTTTGCGAcgaccgaggacggcggTAAAAA GTACCTCAACGAGAGCGAGTtcatcgacgccatcgcccCCACCGACGAGGGCTTCAACCGCATCAACCGCGAGCAGTACGGTGTCC TCTtccgcgtcgccgcctcgcgtcAGACCAACCTCGTGTCGTTCGAAGACTTTGTCGTTTTTGAGACCC ACTACCAGCTCGCCTTCTCCGTCTTTGACGT CGATGACTCCGGAGCGATCGACTTTGAGGAGTTCAAGTCGGTGCTGCAGGAGAACATTGCCAGCAGTGGTATCC CCTTCAACTTTGACTGCGACTGGATCAAGCTCTACCTCGGCAAGCGTGGCACCAAGCATGTTCTTGGCT ACTCCGAGTTCACGCAGCTCATCAAGGGCTTCCAGGGCGAGCGTCTCCGCCAGTCGTTCCACTACTTTgacaaggacggcgacggaTACATCAACCCCGATGAGTTCCAGCGCATCatcatcgagctcgcgggcCACAAGCTCTCCGACTCGGTCCTCCAGCGTCTCCCCACGCTCACGACCATGAACCCCGGTCGCAAGATCTCGTACTCCGAGGTCATTGCCTTCCACAACATTATTCGTGACATGGACACTGTCGAGGCCCTCATCACCCGCGCCGTGCGCAAGTCCAAGGACGGCCGTATCGACGTCTCAGACTTCCTCAACGAGGCCGCGTCGAGCATGCGCTACTCGCAGTTCACCCCCATGGAGGCCAACATCATTTGGCACTTTgcctcgcgcggcgaggctggcCACGGTGCTGGCCAGCGTCTCACCCTCAACGACTTCCAgtcgctcctcgacgccaagtgGCAGCCGCCTTCTACGTCGCCcatcgaggcggccgagaaggccggctttgtcgcgcagctcggtcAGTCGACTTGGAGCTTCATCCAGGGTGGTATTGCCGGTGGTATCGGTGCCTTTACCGTCTACCCCATTGACCTGGTCAAGACTCGTCTCCAGAACCAGCGTTCCAACGTTGTCGGCGAGGTTCTCTACCGCAACTGGCTTGACTGCGTCAAGAAGGTCTACGCGAACGAGGGTGGTATCCGTGCCTTCTACCGTGGTGTCCTTCCCCAGCTTGTTGGTGTCGCCCCCGAGAAGGCCATCAAGATTACCGTCAACGAGCTCGTCAGGAAAAAGGCCACCGACCCCGAGACTGGTCGCATCTCTCTCGGCTGGGAGCTGAttgctggtggtgccgctGGTGGATGTCAGGTG TCCGTCACCAACCCTCTTGAGATTGTCAAGATTCGTCTGCAGATGGCCGGTGAGATGGCTCGCGCCGACCCCGGAAACGCTGCTCCCCGTGGTGCGCTCCATGTCATCAAGCAGCTCGGTATCTTTGGTCTCTACAAGGGTGCCGTCGCGTGTCTCTGGCGTGACGTTCCCTTCTCGATGATCTACTTCACTGCCTACGCCCACCTGAAGAAGGACATCTTTGCCGAGGGCCACCGCGGCAAGCAGCTCTCGttcggcgagctcctcctcgctgccggtATCGCCGGTATGCCCG CCGCCTAcctcaccacccccgccgacgtCATCAAGACGCGTCTCCAGTCGCAGGCTCGTGCTGGCCAGACTGTCTACAAGGGCTTCTTTGACGGCTTCCGCAAGATTCTCCAGGAGGAGGGTGTCAAGGCGCTCTACAAGGGTGGTATTGCCCGTGTCATCCGTTCGTCGCCCCAGTTCGGTGTCACCCTTGCCGTCTACGAGGTGCTCCACAAGCAGTTCCCTTACCCCTGGGCCCCCGAGGCTCACGTCGTTGCTGGCGCCACTCGCcccacgcgcgcgtcgcacACCGACATCTCGCGCATCCGCGCGCGCAACGGTCTGcgcatcctcctcgactGCTCGAGCCAGTTTGGCATGGTCAGCcccgagcaggccgccaaGCGGGTGCAGAGCCTGCCCAAGGCGCTGCGGGCGTAA